In one Echinicola marina genomic region, the following are encoded:
- a CDS encoding DMT family transporter — MTQNQSGDQNLRSWLLLAFLSLIWGSSFILIKKGLVVFSAGEVGAYRIVSAAIVLLPLSIPRLKKLNKKQLFNLVIAGMVGSFIPAFLFAAAQTQISSSITGVLNALTPLFVVIIGALFFGARITARNSIGLIIAFIGVLVLITVKAGAGFSGLANINAYALLVILATICYGINLNIIKHWFVKLKPVEITAISLLLVLPVALGYLLFATDFTYKLSHVEGAKLAAGYLTILGVLGTAFALIIFNGLVKIASPVFASMVTYLIPIVAIAWGVVDGEVLLPGHYVGILAVITGVWVGNRKKARQLSPSSSS, encoded by the coding sequence ATGACTCAAAACCAATCAGGTGATCAAAATTTGCGCAGCTGGCTATTATTGGCCTTTCTTTCTTTAATTTGGGGAAGTTCCTTTATCCTTATCAAAAAAGGACTTGTGGTTTTCTCAGCAGGTGAAGTGGGAGCCTACAGGATTGTTTCTGCAGCCATTGTCCTACTTCCTCTTTCCATTCCTAGGCTAAAAAAATTGAACAAAAAACAGCTCTTCAACCTGGTCATAGCTGGAATGGTGGGCAGCTTTATCCCGGCCTTTCTCTTTGCCGCAGCCCAAACACAGATCAGCAGTTCCATCACGGGAGTACTCAATGCCCTCACCCCACTATTTGTAGTGATCATAGGCGCCTTGTTCTTTGGAGCAAGAATCACGGCTAGAAATAGTATCGGGTTAATTATCGCTTTTATTGGAGTATTGGTACTTATCACCGTAAAGGCAGGCGCAGGCTTCTCCGGCTTGGCCAATATCAATGCATATGCCCTTTTGGTAATCTTGGCCACAATATGCTATGGCATAAACCTAAATATCATCAAACACTGGTTTGTTAAACTCAAGCCTGTGGAAATCACCGCCATTTCCCTACTATTGGTTTTGCCCGTGGCATTAGGCTATTTATTATTTGCGACAGACTTCACCTATAAACTGAGTCATGTGGAAGGAGCAAAATTGGCGGCTGGCTACCTGACTATCCTGGGGGTACTGGGCACAGCCTTTGCCCTGATCATATTTAACGGATTGGTTAAAATCGCCTCTCCTGTATTTGCCAGCATGGTCACCTACCTGATCCCTATAGTGGCGATTGCATGGGGAGTGGTTGATGGCGAAGTATTATTGCCGGGGCATTATGTAGGCATTCTTGCAGTCATCACCGGAGTTTGGGTTGGAAACCGTAAAAAGGCCAGACAGCTCAGCCCTAGTTCTTCAAGTTAA
- the dusB gene encoding tRNA dihydrouridine synthase DusB: protein MVKIGNLDLGEFPLLLAPMEDVSDPPFRAVCKENGADLMYTEFISSEGLIRDAAKSVQKLDIFEYERPIGIQIFGNEIESMREAAAIAEAAGPDILDINYGCPVNKVACKGAGAGILLDIDKMVEMTAEIVKAVKIPVTVKTRLGWDHETIRIVEVVERLQDVGIQAISVHARTRKQMYKGEADWTYLAKIKENPRIHIPLFGNGDIDSPERALDYRNRFGVDGMMIGRAAIGYPWIFNEVKHFFETGEKLAAPDLAERIRVTKKHLDFSVKWKGEKLGILEMRRHYTNYFRGMPNFKPYRMQMVTADTYDEVAAILDEVAVQFADYQFVAG from the coding sequence GTGGTAAAAATAGGAAACTTAGACTTAGGGGAATTTCCATTGCTACTGGCCCCCATGGAGGATGTCAGCGATCCGCCTTTTAGGGCCGTATGCAAGGAAAATGGTGCCGATTTGATGTACACAGAGTTTATCAGCTCTGAGGGATTGATCCGTGACGCTGCCAAAAGTGTCCAAAAACTCGATATTTTCGAATACGAAAGACCTATTGGTATTCAGATTTTCGGCAATGAAATCGAATCCATGCGGGAAGCCGCTGCCATCGCAGAAGCTGCCGGACCGGACATTTTGGATATCAATTACGGTTGTCCAGTAAACAAAGTGGCCTGCAAAGGCGCTGGAGCGGGTATTTTATTGGATATTGACAAAATGGTGGAAATGACCGCTGAAATCGTCAAAGCCGTAAAGATTCCCGTTACTGTAAAAACCCGACTGGGCTGGGACCACGAAACCATCCGTATCGTTGAAGTAGTAGAAAGGCTACAGGATGTGGGCATTCAGGCCATCAGTGTGCATGCCCGTACCAGAAAGCAAATGTACAAAGGTGAAGCTGATTGGACCTATTTGGCCAAAATCAAAGAAAACCCACGCATCCATATCCCATTATTTGGAAATGGGGACATCGACAGTCCAGAACGCGCCCTCGATTATAGAAACCGATTTGGAGTGGATGGCATGATGATCGGCCGAGCAGCCATTGGCTACCCATGGATCTTCAATGAGGTCAAGCACTTTTTTGAAACCGGAGAAAAACTAGCCGCACCAGATTTGGCCGAAAGGATCCGCGTGACCAAAAAGCACTTGGACTTTTCTGTGAAGTGGAAGGGTGAAAAATTGGGCATTCTTGAAATGCGTAGACATTATACGAACTACTTCCGTGGCATGCCTAATTTCAAGCCTTACAGAATGCAAATGGTCACTGCAGACACTTATGACGAAGTGGCCGCTATTCTTGACGAAGTAGCGGTACAATTTGCCGATTACCAGTTTGTAGCCGGTTAA
- a CDS encoding CPBP family intramembrane glutamic endopeptidase, with translation MEIYKTQSQIAAKHNWILSLVVLVLITFGVLALTQGLALILIPFMFDIPYDDILPLFEGQLDHPNGRAAMLFLQGLGGGLAYFLAAYLYIKLVEKADLDWKQQFNRVKFNVLLIIFPLLFGFILFDSAIVEWNMNISFPSFMSGFERFAREMEDKAMVLTKYLTDFQSPVEFLFGLLVIGVMAGIGEEYLFRGLIQPKFHRYTGNAHMGIWISAFIFSAIHFQFYGFFPRMFLGALFGYLYLYSGSLVYPMLAHVLNNSFTLIMVYLNKLGMVEFNMEEPDDFSWYTVLMGLIVFVFCMRIFISQNRNVTSHGKMAEGI, from the coding sequence ATGGAGATTTATAAAACTCAAAGCCAAATAGCTGCAAAACACAACTGGATATTGTCCTTAGTTGTACTCGTTTTGATCACTTTTGGTGTACTTGCTCTTACACAAGGACTGGCACTGATCCTTATCCCTTTCATGTTTGATATTCCCTATGATGATATTCTGCCGCTTTTTGAGGGGCAGCTAGATCACCCTAACGGACGGGCAGCCATGTTATTTCTTCAGGGTTTGGGCGGTGGACTGGCCTATTTCCTCGCGGCTTACTTATATATTAAGTTAGTAGAAAAAGCCGATCTCGACTGGAAACAACAGTTTAATCGAGTAAAGTTCAATGTTTTACTGATTATTTTCCCCTTGCTTTTTGGCTTTATTCTTTTTGACTCTGCTATAGTGGAGTGGAATATGAATATTAGCTTCCCTTCTTTTATGTCTGGCTTTGAGCGTTTTGCTAGGGAAATGGAGGACAAGGCCATGGTTTTGACCAAATATCTTACCGATTTCCAAAGCCCTGTTGAGTTTCTGTTTGGGCTGCTGGTGATTGGTGTGATGGCGGGTATTGGAGAGGAATATTTGTTTCGTGGCTTGATTCAGCCTAAGTTTCACCGATATACTGGAAATGCCCATATGGGAATTTGGATTTCTGCATTTATCTTCTCGGCCATTCATTTTCAGTTTTATGGCTTTTTCCCAAGGATGTTTTTAGGAGCACTGTTTGGTTATCTGTATTTATATTCGGGTAGTTTGGTATACCCGATGTTGGCACATGTGCTGAATAATTCTTTTACCTTGATCATGGTTTACCTGAACAAGCTGGGCATGGTAGAGTTTAATATGGAGGAACCGGATGATTTTTCCTGGTATACAGTTTTGATGGGGCTGATTGTCTTTGTTTTCTGTATGCGTATTTTTATTTCTCAAAACAGAAATGTCACTTCACATGGAAAAATGGCAGAAGGTATTTGA
- a CDS encoding putative signal transducing protein, translating into MEKWQKVFESSTPIRAEIVKGVLSEHDITAIVLNKKESVYQIHGSYQVMVAAEKALVAINIIKNEISF; encoded by the coding sequence ATGGAAAAATGGCAGAAGGTATTTGAAAGTAGTACACCAATTAGGGCTGAAATCGTCAAAGGTGTATTAAGCGAACATGATATTACGGCCATTGTACTCAATAAAAAAGAATCAGTTTATCAAATTCATGGCAGTTATCAGGTAATGGTGGCTGCAGAAAAGGCCCTTGTGGCGATTAATATAATAAAGAATGAGATCTCGTTTTAA
- a CDS encoding phosphatidate cytidylyltransferase: protein MRSRFNISNYSELGQRVITAIIGAAAIIGGCIYSEWTYFVVFGGILVFSQMEFYKLSGLDGMLPLKSFGTFLGAMIFSMSFLVEMQHMADKYYFLIFPMVSLIFFIKLYKKTDKKPFTGIAYTFLGLFYVAVPFSLLNMAAFSVDETFHYEVIVGSLLLLWASDTGAYFSGTKFGKTKLFERVSPKKSWEGSLGGALMALVVAYFLGINFVIIAPWKWFCIAGIIVIAGTYGDLIESLFKRSIAIKDSGKGLPGHGGFMDRFDGLLVSAPFIVAFLKMF from the coding sequence ATGAGATCTCGTTTTAATATTTCCAATTATAGTGAGCTGGGACAACGTGTCATCACGGCAATAATAGGCGCAGCAGCTATAATTGGGGGTTGTATTTATAGTGAGTGGACCTATTTTGTAGTATTTGGGGGGATTTTGGTGTTTTCTCAAATGGAATTTTATAAGCTGTCAGGTTTGGATGGGATGCTTCCTCTGAAATCTTTTGGTACTTTTTTGGGTGCAATGATCTTTTCCATGTCTTTTTTGGTGGAGATGCAGCATATGGCGGATAAGTATTACTTTCTTATCTTTCCGATGGTCTCCCTGATATTCTTTATTAAATTGTACAAGAAAACGGATAAAAAGCCATTCACGGGGATAGCCTATACCTTTTTGGGGCTGTTTTATGTGGCAGTTCCATTTTCATTGTTGAACATGGCCGCTTTTTCTGTGGATGAAACCTTTCACTATGAAGTCATCGTAGGTAGCTTATTGCTGTTATGGGCAAGTGATACTGGAGCTTATTTTTCCGGAACAAAGTTTGGCAAAACGAAGTTGTTTGAAAGGGTGTCTCCAAAAAAATCCTGGGAAGGTAGCTTGGGAGGCGCTTTGATGGCATTGGTAGTGGCCTATTTCCTGGGGATTAACTTTGTCATAATCGCACCTTGGAAATGGTTTTGCATAGCTGGAATCATCGTTATTGCCGGCACCTATGGGGATTTGATTGAGTCCTTGTTCAAGAGAAGTATTGCAATCAAAGACTCAGGAAAAGGATTGCCAGGCCACGGTGGTTTTATGGATCGTTTTGACGGATTGTTAGTTTCAGCGCCTTTTATTGTTGCTTTTTTGAAAATGTTTTAA
- a CDS encoding Glu/Leu/Phe/Val family dehydrogenase, translating into MAYIEPAPIKDKENPLESMMERFNIAAEKLGLSEEVYSVLKNPAKQVIVSLPITMDNGKIKVFEGIRVVHSNILGPAKGGIRFAPDVHIDEVRALAAWMTWKCAVVDIPYGGGKGGVRCNPREMSKGEIERLVRAYTMAMIDVFGPDKDIPAPDMGTGPREMAWLMDEYSKAHGTTVNAVVTGKPLVLGGSLGRTEATGRGVMVSALAAMEKLKINPFQATCVVQGFGNVGSWAAQLLEERGLKIVSISDISGAYYNSNGINIQEAIKFRNENNGILEGFHGAEKLSSPDELFELEVDVLVPAAVEDVITKKNVDKIKAKLIVEGANGPTSFNADKIINEKGIMVVPDILANAGGVTVSYFEWVQNRLGYKWTAERVNRRSDRIMKEAFDHVYKASVKYDVPMRIAAYIVAIDKVAQTYQYRGGY; encoded by the coding sequence ATGGCTTACATTGAACCGGCCCCTATAAAGGACAAAGAAAATCCTTTGGAGTCAATGATGGAGAGGTTTAATATCGCAGCAGAAAAATTAGGCCTCTCTGAGGAGGTTTATAGCGTGCTGAAAAACCCCGCTAAACAAGTGATAGTTTCCCTACCCATTACCATGGACAATGGTAAAATAAAAGTTTTTGAGGGCATTAGGGTGGTACATTCCAATATTCTCGGGCCTGCTAAAGGCGGAATTCGTTTTGCTCCTGATGTACACATTGATGAGGTCCGAGCTTTGGCAGCCTGGATGACTTGGAAATGTGCTGTGGTGGATATCCCCTACGGTGGTGGAAAAGGAGGTGTTCGCTGTAATCCTAGAGAAATGTCTAAGGGAGAAATTGAGCGTTTGGTGAGGGCATATACCATGGCTATGATTGATGTGTTTGGTCCTGATAAGGATATACCTGCCCCGGATATGGGGACGGGGCCTAGGGAAATGGCCTGGCTGATGGATGAATACTCCAAGGCACATGGTACGACAGTGAACGCAGTGGTGACGGGTAAGCCTTTGGTACTTGGAGGTTCTTTGGGAAGAACAGAAGCTACTGGTAGAGGTGTTATGGTATCTGCCCTGGCGGCCATGGAAAAATTGAAAATCAATCCTTTTCAGGCAACCTGTGTTGTTCAGGGCTTTGGTAATGTTGGTTCTTGGGCTGCACAGCTTTTGGAGGAAAGGGGGCTGAAGATTGTTTCTATCTCAGATATTTCGGGGGCTTATTATAACAGTAATGGTATTAATATTCAGGAGGCCATTAAATTTAGGAATGAAAATAATGGTATCTTGGAAGGCTTCCATGGTGCGGAGAAACTTTCCAGTCCAGATGAATTGTTTGAATTAGAGGTGGATGTGTTGGTTCCCGCGGCTGTAGAGGATGTGATTACCAAAAAGAATGTGGATAAGATCAAGGCCAAATTGATCGTCGAGGGTGCTAATGGGCCTACTTCTTTCAATGCAGATAAAATCATCAATGAGAAGGGAATCATGGTGGTGCCGGATATCCTGGCCAATGCAGGAGGGGTGACTGTTTCTTATTTTGAATGGGTACAGAACCGTTTAGGATATAAGTGGACTGCCGAAAGGGTGAACAGAAGGTCAGACAGAATTATGAAGGAAGCCTTTGATCATGTATACAAAGCTTCTGTAAAATATGATGTTCCTATGAGGATAGCTGCTTATATTGTAGCTATTGACAAGGTAGCCCAGACTTACCAATATAGGGGCGGCTACTAA
- a CDS encoding site-specific integrase, whose translation MATVDLYLDTRRALKDGTYPLKLRVSHERKTKYFKTDPSYSFSLKGYEKIIKTKKGSRLDENQAEIRDIVFAQLSKASSIIKELEFFNFAAFQLRFTGKGDRNDILFRLEELCDSGNNPGSTGVNKDAYSALTHYINRDNPKFIPGKKGKGKNQKSDIISKLPMNAITPKWLNEFEAWQIKRGLSPTTIAIILNRVKAVFNQAIRDQEIDPNRYPFGKGKYQPPAPRKSKKYLKDDQLVEFFKYEAKTSPEEFAKDFFIFSYLASGMNLGDIFLLKWSNFNGRDSFSFFRRKTVSRSTDPKEITVHLNEHLWAIIDKHGSRKINNDYVFNIVDPSMDTERAYVVIKMAINKVNVNLKKIGESLGFDVPLTSYHARHAYATKLMKVAPVAYISKQLGHSNIQTTEDYLGQFEKDEALKYEANLIPKIN comes from the coding sequence ATGGCAACAGTAGATTTATATTTGGACACAAGGAGAGCACTCAAAGACGGTACCTATCCTTTGAAGCTTAGAGTTTCACATGAAAGGAAAACCAAGTATTTCAAAACAGATCCTTCATACAGTTTTAGTCTTAAGGGGTATGAGAAAATAATCAAGACCAAGAAAGGTTCTAGACTGGATGAGAATCAAGCAGAGATTAGAGATATTGTTTTCGCCCAGTTAAGCAAAGCCAGTAGTATAATTAAAGAGCTCGAGTTTTTTAATTTTGCAGCCTTCCAATTAAGGTTTACGGGAAAGGGAGACCGAAATGATATTCTTTTTCGTCTTGAAGAATTATGTGATTCAGGGAATAATCCAGGTAGTACCGGTGTAAACAAAGATGCTTACTCAGCATTGACCCATTATATCAATCGGGACAATCCTAAATTTATACCAGGGAAAAAGGGTAAGGGCAAAAATCAAAAAAGCGATATCATAAGTAAGCTACCGATGAATGCCATTACCCCAAAATGGTTGAATGAGTTTGAGGCTTGGCAAATAAAAAGGGGGCTAAGCCCAACAACTATTGCTATAATTCTAAATAGGGTAAAAGCGGTATTCAATCAAGCAATAAGAGACCAAGAAATAGACCCAAACAGGTACCCATTCGGAAAAGGGAAATATCAACCTCCGGCACCTAGGAAATCAAAGAAGTATCTTAAAGATGATCAACTGGTTGAATTCTTTAAATATGAAGCTAAAACCAGCCCAGAAGAATTTGCAAAAGACTTCTTTATCTTTAGTTATTTGGCCAGTGGTATGAATTTGGGGGATATCTTTTTACTGAAGTGGTCAAACTTTAATGGTAGGGATAGCTTTAGTTTCTTTCGTAGAAAAACAGTAAGCCGAAGTACAGACCCAAAAGAAATAACGGTCCATTTAAATGAACACTTATGGGCTATAATCGATAAGCATGGAAGCCGGAAGATAAATAATGATTATGTTTTTAATATAGTGGATCCTTCAATGGATACCGAAAGAGCCTACGTGGTGATAAAAATGGCGATCAATAAAGTAAATGTAAACCTTAAAAAGATTGGAGAATCATTGGGCTTTGATGTTCCTCTGACCTCGTACCATGCCCGCCATGCCTATGCCACTAAATTAATGAAGGTCGCTCCGGTTGCCTACATTTCAAAGCAGCTGGGGCATTCAAATATTCAAACTACTGAAGATTATCTCGGACAGTTTGAAAAGGATGAGGCTTTAAAATATGAGGCTAATCTTATTCCAAAGATTAATTAA
- a CDS encoding DUF3853 family protein: MFCLNTKSSSTIKGLKGLANFLNCTLPTAQRYKSSGKIPFYQLTKSGTIYFDKDEVLKALKKGGQNG; the protein is encoded by the coding sequence ATGTTTTGTTTAAACACTAAAAGCTCTAGCACTATAAAGGGGCTAAAAGGACTTGCCAATTTTCTCAATTGCACATTACCCACGGCTCAGCGGTACAAGTCAAGTGGGAAAATCCCTTTTTATCAATTGACTAAAAGTGGGACCATCTATTTTGATAAGGACGAGGTTTTAAAAGCCCTAAAAAAAGGAGGTCAAAATGGATAA